A window of the Branchiostoma lanceolatum isolate klBraLanc5 chromosome 13, klBraLanc5.hap2, whole genome shotgun sequence genome harbors these coding sequences:
- the LOC136447586 gene encoding potassium channel subfamily K member 2-like: MKKTTLLVLAVAFTGYLFIGGGVFHVLEFPHEEKIREKTFKIHQHQDELYERLFDHDFFDNRTRHATDNPDHLLRQYEVTVLVKRVKEYLDETYRNLTWETHEQSGNTTNMTQSMIRLKHVPTMVLSQHQLEDIIQTVWEASESGLHPFSSDEADSSPPHWDFLPSVTFSMTVVTTIGYGVHPPRTTGGRVFVIFYALLGIPLTAAFLSGLAGVMGNMVQRVTNAFQRCHKKCTPARASYLAWALCLFVGIGVFFVLPALVVHHVENWSFVDSVYFMFVSLSTIGFGDFVAGIEKKKYWEGYRILMKVWIVVGLAFLATIFDIISQAIKKVEDKIEEEADAEEDTSEGEKTGEDNLKRDVGDTEEQRDGNSKDLNMQTKEDDKEGTVTPVASHLQGSTRRPRVPLIMIVDNPATGRQARQHVWQM; encoded by the exons ATGAAGAAGACCACGCTTCTCGTCCTAGCCGTGGCGTTCACAGGCTACCTGTTCATCGGAGGAGGAGTTTTTCACGTTTTGGAGTTTCCGCACGAGGAGAAGATACGAGAGAAAACGTTCAAGATTCATCAGCATCAAGACGAACTCTACGAGCGGTTGTTTGACCATGACTTCTTTGACAATCGCACTAGACACGCCACAGACAACCCGGACCATCTTCTGAGACAATACGAGGTTACCGTGTTGGTAAAAAGAGTGAAAGAGTACTTGGACGAAACCTACAGAAACTTGACGTGGGAAACTCACGAACAGTCTGGCAACACGACCAACATGACACAATCTATGATCAGACTCAAGCACGTCCCCACAATGGTTCTGTCCCAGCACCAACTAGAGGACATCATACAAACGGTTTGGGAAGCTTCAGAAAGCGGACTCCACCCCTTCAGTAGTGACGAGGCAGACAGCTCGCCACCACACTGGGATTTCCTCCCGTCCGTTACCTTCTCAATGACGGTGGTCACGACCATCGGGTACGGCGTGCACCCACCTCGGACTACAGGAGGCCGTGTTTTCGTCATTTTCTACGCGCTGCTGGGGATCCCTCTCACGGCGGCGTTTCTCAGCGGGCTAGCCGGGGTCATGGGTAACATGGTCCAGAGGGTCACCAACGCTTTCCAGAGGTGTCACAAGAAGTGCACGCCTGCCAGGGCCTCGTACCTAGCGTGGGCGTTATGTCTGTTCGTGGGGATAGGGGTGTTCTTTGTTTTGCCGGCTTTGGTGGTGCATCACGTTGAGAATTGGAGTTTCGTGGATTCCGTCTACTTCATGTTCGTGTCGCTTAGTACCATCGGGTTCGGCGACTTCGTGGCCGGCATCGAGAAGAAGAAATACTGGGAGGGCTACAGGATCCTCATGAAG GTCTGGATCGTCGTGGGTCTGGCGTTCCTGGCCACCATCTTCGACATCATCTCACAGGCCATTAAGAAGGTGGAGGACAAGATAGAGGAGGAGGCGGATGCGGAGGAAGACACAAGTGAAGGAGAGAAGACGGGGGAAGACAATCTTAAACGTGATGTGGGGGATACGGAAGAGCAGAGAGATGGCAACAGTAAGGACCTAAATATGCAGACCAAAGAGGATGATAAAGAAGGGACGGTCACTCCGGTTGCCAGTCATCTGCAGGGCAGCACTAGGAGGCCACGTGTTCCGCTGATCATGATTGTTGACAACCCTGCAACCGGGCGACAAGCCAGGCAGCATGTCTGGCAGATGTAG